In the genome of Kazachstania africana CBS 2517 chromosome 6, complete genome, the window CTGTATATCTCTTATTAAAAGTGTACATTCCTATAAAATTGACGAGTCTATAAAGTATATTCCAACCAAAGCGAGATGCCCTCTCTTCATgtgccaaaaaaaaataaagccTAATTAAACGTTATTATTATACACCTATTTACATTGCATATATAATgcttgaatttttatttatagaGCTTTTAAAGACTTTAATTGCTTTGCTGAGTATACAATGCTTATTGTGTGTGTTTACTGGTTTTAATTTCCTTATTTACATGTATTATAGAACATTTGATATTCCACGAAGTGCTGACTGGAACAGTTGTGCTTATATCTCAGGTCAATTCTTCTGCTCACTATTGAGCACTTCAAGTTTATGCATCTCTTGTTTGGGGTCAAACTTTCCTTTGCATAAGTTTTCGTATTCTTGGTCGTATTTTCCTGTAGAAAGTGGTGCATTACCTCTCATCCGTTTCGTCATATCAAACATGCCACTTTTACAGTCCAAAAATGCCTTCATTTGTGCAATACATAACTCAGGTAAATCTTTATTCAGATTAGGATCCTCAAAACATTCCTGTGGCGTATGCCTTTCTATCATAACGCATGGTGACCGTTGCAAACATATAGCAACCGCTTTCTTCTGATCCTTGCAACTTGCAACCATTGCATATGCAGGGTATATCACTTTAGTAATCCTATATGAGGTTGTGATCTTCCGTAGATTTCGAtgttcttttcaaaatgaaagcCTGTTATCACTTGAGCCCTTTTCGGATGGTAGAagtaatttatatattttgcttttattactttatatataataatgaaacaaaaagTAAGGGACCTGGGTCAAGGATAGTCGATgtcattaaatttcttaccTGGTCGTCCTAACTGTAAACAGCAGTCCGTATGTCAGGCACTATGGCAAGGTCATACACTATTTGCCTACTGTTCAGGTAATAACcttattatattttcaaatcagtTTACAAGATTACAAACCATATATTTGGATAAAGATTGTAACGCTGTGGATATTAACTCGGAAAATGGATTTATTGCCTTGAGTTATGCCTCACAAGTCGAAATCTATAAGCCAATTCatcagataatgaaaaatccaaaGTGGGCATTTTGTTGTTCAGTTTTCCATGACAACTCTGAAGTTAATTGTCTCAAATGGGGGTCTAATAATGAGCTTGTCATTGGCTCTGACTTCTTATCATTCTGGAAAATCAATGATAACTTTGGGGAGTATGAACCCGTTCTTTTATGGAATAAGAAACAGTCTAAATCAGTCTACAATGTTGCAATTTCACAAGATTCTCAACTGATCACCAGTTACAGTAAATTCGACAGGACAGTAAAGCTTTGGAGAAGAATCTCATTAAGTGGGGATCAAGATATCtttaatttgattttgttgCCCCATCCTGATCATGTTACCATGGTACGATGGAGGAAAACTGCAAGCAAGCAATCTGTACAGCTACTATACACATTATGTTCTGATAAGACTCTCAGGATCTGGTCCTACTTGAACATTGAAACTGATAAGCCAACGCTTCAACAGTGGGGAACATTGAAGCTGGATGTAACCCAGAAATACTGTGCGATTCTAGATAATTGGATCTTGGAGAAAGTACTATTTAATGATAAGACCCAGTTCAGAGAACTTCTCCCGACAAAACCAGAATTGGTACTTTTAGGAACAAATGAGggtaaaattgaaataatagCTTTAGAAAACTTATCAATCAACCCGCTCCAACCAATTAGTTACAGGAAGCTTTTGTCAGTGGCACTCCCACATCCAACCTTTGTTCACCGCCCAACTTATATACATTTTGCAGAAATTCAACCCTATGATGATCACGGAGCAAAGGTGTCCTTAATTGTACACGACCTGGAAGGTGTTATCAGGCATTCTGTCATGGATTTAAGCTTGCTCCTGAAGGAACCCTTGCAAAATATGCGTACTTCTGAGTTTGCTATTTTGCAACATAAATTTACAGGTCATAATAAATCTATTCAAAAGCTTATCAGGAGTAGCGATGGTGAGGCAGTTCTGACACTTTCTAgattttctgaaaattgTGTCTGGATTCCTCAAGATTTACCGAAAGGAGGAACATCCTTGGTTCTTAAAAACATTATAAGGACGGAGGCACCTATTAAGTTAGCTGTAGTTCATGAAAAAGGCGGTCTTGTCATCtgtttattggaaaatcaCAAAATTCAGGCCTGGGAATGCCCAGACGATCATCGaacaaataaaaagaagtCTTTCTTGAAAAGCGAATATCAATTAGAAGCCTTTGAAGTGGAACctttattgatattgaatacCCCTGAGACAAGGCATAGCCATGAACGACACTTCATAGCAattatcttttcaaatggtTTTATCAAAGGTTTTGAAGTTTCCTCAAGTAAGGGCATATGTGAAGTTGGGTCTGATTCTTTTAACATAGCCGATATTTTTAACATTTCAACCATAGACCCTGTTCATACGTCTTATATTAGTAACCGGGCCTTGGTCTCTGTTGTGACGAAGAAGGGAGTTGTAACAACTTATAAAGCCATGGTTGACTTGGAGAGAAGATATATTACGTGGATCAAATCATCGGAGCTCGTTACAGGAATGACTTCACCAACATTTGTACGAGGGTCCTCAACAAATAAGCTCTGTACTGTGGATTCTTCTGGTAAGAAGATGTGTTTTTGGGATTTAAATAGAGGTGTTCTTGAATACCAGGAAACATTTGATAATGCTATAGAGGATATAGATTGGACAAGCACCGAATTAGGTCAAAGTATAGTCTCTATTGGCTTTACTGGGTATGCTTTACTATATACCCAGGTACGATATGACTATACAAATTCCATTCCTAGTTACTTGCCCGTAGAAAAAATAGACATTACCTCTAACACTTCTCATAATATTGGTGATTCAATATGGTTAAAGAATGGTATATTTGTGGTTGCTTCTGGGAATCAGTTATATATCAAGGATAAATCATTAGACATGAGCGACCCATTCACAAGTGCATCAGTCGGATCGAGAAAAATACTTTCAAACGATGTTCTGCATCTAAACAGCGTTCTGAATGGGCCACTTCCTGTGTACCATCCTCAATTTGTGATTCAAGCAATATActtgaaaaagttaaaattGACAAAGGAAATCTTTCTGCGTCTGTTTTTGGAACTGAGAAAGTTGGATTTGCAATCCAAAGATGTAACAAAGTGGCTTCCATCCAACTTAAATTTAGAGTCGAAGAAGTTTTTTATTGAGAGGGATAGGGATTATCcagttgaaatttttccagATCCATATCCTGAATTCAATAGGACAGTTGCCACTGCATTATCTAAAGCTTTGACCACTATTGCGCTTCCATATTTGACTCGTCACCAACAAATAACTCTAATCACCGTTATTGAGTTTCTTGAAGGAATACTTAAGGATGAACAAAGTGTAGATTACAACGGTATTAGATTTTTACTTGGTGTCAAGCTATTTCAGTCTCATAGAAAAGTCCAACAGCATTTATTAATGAGAGACGTCTCGTGGGCCTTACATTCAGATAATAAGGAAGTACTATTGTCTAATCTGAATAATCATATAACATCTTGGAAGAGGGCCCAGCAATATAAAATTGCATTTTGGGCTACTGAAGAAGATCTTCGGAGAAAGTTTGAAGAGATTGCAAGGTTTgaatttaccaaaaatGAGACCAAAGATCCATCGAGGTGTTCTATTTTTTATCTGgctttaaagaaaaagcaaGTGCTGTTGAATCTCTGGAAGATGAGTATAGGCCATCCAGAGCAGCAGAAGCttgtgaaatttttatcaaatgattTCAACGAAACAAGATGGAAAACAGCTGCGTTGAAGAATGCATTTGCTCTAATGAGTAAACATCGTTATTTAGATGCAGCAACTTTCTTCCTTTTGGCAGATTCGTTGAAAGATTCTGTTAATGTTCTATATAAGCAAGTGGGTGATTTGGATTTAGCCATAGGTACCTGTAGGATATTTGAGGGTGATAATGGGCCCGTGTTGGGCGAACTTCTCAGAACAGGACTGCTACCTAACGCaattttgcaaaatgaCAGGTGGACCTGCAGTTTTATATACTGgaaactgaagaagaaggaagTAGCAATAAAAGCATTAGTGACTCCACCGAtagatttagaaaataataagcAATTagtttcaaaagaagaactaGTTAATAAGTCCTTTTTGGTAGAAGATCCGGGCCTCTTATATCTCTATGCCACACTTAGAAAGAGAAATGTTAAATACTTTATTGGCTCCATAGAACTTGGCAATAAATCAGAATATGGTTTGATATTAAGAGTTGCTGAAATTTTACGCAGAATGGGTTGTAATTATCTAGCTGTGTCGCTAGTAAAGAACTGGAAGTTCATAGAAGCGGAAAGTGCTGTTCGGAGGATAAAGCAGGAGGCGAATATACCTGGGGTAAATAATCTAAATGTTGAACTCACAAGTAGTGCCAGAATACGTCCTAGTTTGTTTGATATGTTTGACAacagaaaaattatgtCAAAGCTAGATAATGTTACATCGAACTCCTCACCTGTGAcaccaaatattttggagAATTTCTTaccatcttcatcaatctCAAATGTTTCCATCGACAATTCTAGAAGCGGGCAGCCAAAAAGCCTACTTGCTGATTTTATGGGACAAGATGTTGAcagaaattcaaagaaaccTACAAGCCTATTAGACGATTTTATGACTCCGAAGAACGAGcagaagaaacaagaatCACCAAGAAATCGTTTGGACAATTTCACGAAGCCAAAGACCAACATTAAAAAGAAGTCCGTGGCAACTAATGCAGCACCAAGAAATTTGCTAGACGATTTTATGTAAATATCTGCAATACCATTGATAagttattttatatttatataataatgcATTTCAGGTAAAAAATTTAgctatattttttctctgtttttcctttttttgCTCTATGAGTTGTTCTacatattcaattttctgGTCTATGACCTCATCGTTTGGATTATGCTCTTTGCATAATTTATAGTCGTCTAAAGCTTCATCTAATCTCTTTTTCGATAGATGACAATTACCTCTTCTGTAGTACGCTTTTGCTTTATCCAAATCTGGAACGTCATCCATTTCAAGTAAGTATGTTGAATAATTGATGGATTCATCAATTCTTTGTAAATTAAACAACACTAAggataaattcaaatataatttcatctttaagttgttaaattttatattattctCCTTGTCCACATCCAATTCAGGTAAGAATTCATTAACatattttaatgattttttatatttgaagaatgcATTTTGATAATCCTTTGATTTAAATAGTAAAGTACCTGATTCCTTGATGATGTTTGTAGCATTGAAAGCttcaccaaaattttctgaatcAAAATGCGTATCGTCATCGGGATATTCTTCGTACACATCATTACCAATTGGATTATTTGATGCATTGTATAGAGGAATATCCATTGAATCTTCCCATAGGCCGCAATCGTCAATTCTAATACAAGTTTCAGGGAAGGCGTCAGTATCGACTTTGGAGTATTCGATTGTACGAACCACTGATTTTCCATGGATGACTTTACCAAAGATTGAATGTTTACCGTTTAAATGAGGAGCAGGATAAGTcgaaatgaaaaattgagaaCTGTTTGTATTTGGAGCACCTGTATTTGCCATTGCCAACATGAAAGGTTCGGTGAATTCGCCTAAATTCTCATCTTCGAAATTCCCATAGCAAGGTAATTCCACAGCTTCTTTTGCCAATTCATTCTCGGTGGTATAGATTGAAAGGCCACCTTTACCGATATTGTCatccttttcaaaagtagAGGAGCCGTAAAGGATGTCACCCGCTTGTatcatgaaattttttatgaCACGATGAAAATAGTTGTTCTTGTAAGTTAGTTGTCTATCATTTActttaatatcattttgGCATAGATGTAAGAAATTCTCGACAGCTTTTGGAGCTTTGTCTTTGTATAATTCAGCAACTATACGACcgattttttcatcattgatGGAGATATCTAGATATGCCTTAGGAGAGTCTGACATTGGGTGCATATATGTTCAAGATGGACTGTGGGTAATTTTGGTACCTcatcgatttttttttcgagAGATGGAAGGACCACTAGTTTTGACGGCcgaaaaaaataagagtTATATGGTACTACTTACATATAgtatttgaagatatgCTATTTACAGGTATAGAGATCAGAGTGTGATGTTATCCTTGATCGCTCTATAGAATGGAATTGCGTCTTTAACGTTCTGTAAACCATAGAGATAAGCCAATAATCTTTCGAAACCGACTCCAAAACCTCCGTGTGGTGTTGAACCAGTTGACCTTAGTTCTAGATACCAGTCTAGGttatcttttgaatgaacGTTTGATTTTAATACGTCGTAGTTATCTTCACGGATTGAGCCTCCTGCGATTTCTCCCATTGATGGGAATAGTAAATCGAAACATTCTACTGTATTTGGGTCTTCGATTGATTGTTTCATGTAGAAAGGTTTCAACGATTTAGGGTATTTGGTTATGAATAGgaaagaattattaaaatgaGTTTTCGttagaaatttttccatttcataTGATAAATCTTGGCCCCACTTTATACTAAAATTATTAGCGTttaatatttcaattgctTTTGAATAGGTTACTGTTAACCATTTGGAATCCGTTAGTATTAAATTCCAACGATCTTTTGTCTGTAATTGATCACATTGATCCATAGGCACCTGCGAAGGCAATAGAGCATCAGAAAAGGATGACACTAGTTTTTGTATTAgtaatttaattgattgaattaaGTGGTCAGTGGTAATTAGATTCGTAGATTCTAGTTCGAGCATATAAAACTCCGAAAGGTGTCTTGAAGTATCACTTTGTTCCGCTCTGAAGATTGGAGAAAAACTGAACACGTTAGATAGAGACAATGCTAAGATTTCTAGATGTAATTGAGTGGATACAGTTAGATTGAGGTTATTTTGCTCTAGCGAACTTGCGATGAGtttgaaagtttgattGTTACCTTCCGTATCATTAGTTGTTATAATCGGTGGGTTTACCCAATGGAAATCTTGTCTTTGGAGAATATCGATCAGGTTGGTTTGTACTTTTGACCTAAATcttaaaaatgatgaaaggTATTCAGTCTTATATTTatgtaaattatttgatcGTAGGAATGATAATGGTAGgttttgtttcttttgcaAGAAACTCAAATCATTTGCATGCGATGATGGTGATAATAATAAGGGATCATTACAGAATAATTCGAAGGGGTGAGATCTTTGAGGagtcaatttcaattgtaaatttgaGAGAGATATTGCTTGACCAATTTGTAGATGGGTATTGGATATATTTTGAGTTGGTAGTACAATTTTAAGTGGTTGTGAAGTGGTACCATCGAATAAATCTATAaaagttaattttttcaaggaattaattgatttgatgTAACCTTTGATGTTGGGaatgatttcattgtttgaaagatttaaatttgaaacgttttgattaatttgatttattgtTGGATAAGGTaatattgaatcttttaaaattgatttgacACTATAGAATCTAATCATACGAAATGTAGTGTATTATGTTTTAGTAAATCAGGAACgacaataataatagaaaTGATTGAcatcctttttttttttatcacaCACAAATTGATTATTATTTCCTCgatatatatactatttaatgataaatataagaaaaaaaaaaattttggtggGAATACGGTGAAAATTCTCGAAAGTAAAGGACATCACAGAGATGGAGACatacacacacacacataAAAGATGAACCCATCGAGTTGAgaactttatttttatctcGAGAATGGAGGAGCATTCACCACAATTTTCCACAcaaaattagaaagaatatacacacacacacaAAGCACACATAACACACATACCCTTAAGAGATAGATTCAAAAACATAAAAGAAAACAGGTGGATtgattaaataaataacCACGTCTTTTCGCACTTAGAATCTTTGTAAAGAT includes:
- the SLM5 gene encoding asparagine--tRNA ligase SLM5 (similar to Saccharomyces cerevisiae SLM5 (YCR024C); ancestral locus Anc_1.449) — its product is MIRFYSVKSILKDSILPYPTINQINQNVSNLNLSNNEIIPNIKGYIKSINSLKKLTFIDLFDGTTSQPLKIVLPTQNISNTHLQIGQAISLSNLQLKLTPQRSHPFELFCNDPLLLSPSSHANDLSFLQKKQNLPLSFLRSNNLHKYKTEYLSSFLRFRSKVQTNLIDILQRQDFHWVNPPIITTNDTEGNNQTFKLIASSLEQNNLNLTVSTQLHLEILALSLSNVFSFSPIFRAEQSDTSRHLSEFYMLELESTNLITTDHLIQSIKLLIQKLVSSFSDALLPSQVPMDQCDQLQTKDRWNLILTDSKWLTVTYSKAIEILNANNFSIKWGQDLSYEMEKFLTKTHFNNSFLFITKYPKSLKPFYMKQSIEDPNTVECFDLLFPSMGEIAGGSIREDNYDVLKSNVHSKDNLDWYLELRSTGSTPHGGFGVGFERLLAYLYGLQNVKDAIPFYRAIKDNITL
- the PET191 gene encoding Pet191p (similar to Saccharomyces cerevisiae PET191 (YJR034W); ancestral locus Anc_1.458), producing the protein MVASCKDQKKAVAICLQRSPCVMIERHTPQECFEDPNLNKDLPELCIAQMKAFLDCKSGMFDMTKRMRGNAPLSTGKYDQEYENLCKGKFDPKQEMHKLEVLNSEQKN
- the CPR7 gene encoding peptidylprolyl isomerase CPR7 (similar to Saccharomyces cerevisiae CPR7 (YJR032W); ancestral locus Anc_1.456), with protein sequence MSDSPKAYLDISINDEKIGRIVAELYKDKAPKAVENFLHLCQNDIKVNDRQLTYKNNYFHRVIKNFMIQAGDILYGSSTFEKDDNIGKGGLSIYTTENELAKEAVELPCYGNFEDENLGEFTEPFMLAMANTGAPNTNSSQFFISTYPAPHLNGKHSIFGKVIHGKSVVRTIEYSKVDTDAFPETCIRIDDCGLWEDSMDIPLYNASNNPIGNDVYEEYPDDDTHFDSENFGEAFNATNIIKESGTLLFKSKDYQNAFFKYKKSLKYVNEFLPELDVDKENNIKFNNLKMKLYLNLSLVLFNLQRIDESINYSTYLLEMDDVPDLDKAKAYYRRGNCHLSKKRLDEALDDYKLCKEHNPNDEVIDQKIEYVEQLIEQKKEKQRKNIAKFFT
- the RAV1 gene encoding Rav1p (similar to Saccharomyces cerevisiae RAV1 (YJR033C); ancestral locus Anc_1.457), encoding MSLNFLPGRPNCKQQSVCQALWQGHTLFAYCSGNNLIIFSNQFTRLQTIYLDKDCNAVDINSENGFIALSYASQVEIYKPIHQIMKNPKWAFCCSVFHDNSEVNCLKWGSNNELVIGSDFLSFWKINDNFGEYEPVLLWNKKQSKSVYNVAISQDSQLITSYSKFDRTVKLWRRISLSGDQDIFNLILLPHPDHVTMVRWRKTASKQSVQLLYTLCSDKTLRIWSYLNIETDKPTLQQWGTLKLDVTQKYCAILDNWILEKVLFNDKTQFRELLPTKPELVLLGTNEGKIEIIALENLSINPLQPISYRKLLSVALPHPTFVHRPTYIHFAEIQPYDDHGAKVSLIVHDLEGVIRHSVMDLSLLLKEPLQNMRTSEFAILQHKFTGHNKSIQKLIRSSDGEAVLTLSRFSENCVWIPQDLPKGGTSLVLKNIIRTEAPIKLAVVHEKGGLVICLLENHKIQAWECPDDHRTNKKKSFLKSEYQLEAFEVEPLLILNTPETRHSHERHFIAIIFSNGFIKGFEVSSSKGICEVGSDSFNIADIFNISTIDPVHTSYISNRALVSVVTKKGVVTTYKAMVDLERRYITWIKSSELVTGMTSPTFVRGSSTNKLCTVDSSGKKMCFWDLNRGVLEYQETFDNAIEDIDWTSTELGQSIVSIGFTGYALLYTQVRYDYTNSIPSYLPVEKIDITSNTSHNIGDSIWLKNGIFVVASGNQLYIKDKSLDMSDPFTSASVGSRKILSNDVLHLNSVLNGPLPVYHPQFVIQAIYLKKLKLTKEIFLRLFLELRKLDLQSKDVTKWLPSNLNLESKKFFIERDRDYPVEIFPDPYPEFNRTVATALSKALTTIALPYLTRHQQITLITVIEFLEGILKDEQSVDYNGIRFLLGVKLFQSHRKVQQHLLMRDVSWALHSDNKEVLLSNLNNHITSWKRAQQYKIAFWATEEDLRRKFEEIARFEFTKNETKDPSRCSIFYLALKKKQVLLNLWKMSIGHPEQQKLVKFLSNDFNETRWKTAALKNAFALMSKHRYLDAATFFLLADSLKDSVNVLYKQVGDLDLAIGTCRIFEGDNGPVLGELLRTGLLPNAILQNDRWTCSFIYWKLKKKEVAIKALVTPPIDLENNKQLVSKEELVNKSFLVEDPGLLYLYATLRKRNVKYFIGSIELGNKSEYGLILRVAEILRRMGCNYLAVSLVKNWKFIEAESAVRRIKQEANIPGVNNLNVELTSSARIRPSLFDMFDNRKIMSKLDNVTSNSSPVTPNILENFLPSSSISNVSIDNSRSGQPKSLLADFMGQDVDRNSKKPTSLLDDFMTPKNEQKKQESPRNRLDNFTKPKTNIKKKSVATNAAPRNLLDDFM